The genomic DNA TCATCCATTATTAAGCAAGTCACTAGTCAAACTTAACTTGTGTGATTAAAGTGATGGAGatgatttgtgttgaaaaaaaaaatctggtggtttactcaaaattttaagtgccatcaaaatgtatCAGTTAGCTTGCTCAAtttttcaagttaagagcaattagcATGCATatgtagtacaaaatcaaaacctgacagtTCCACTTACTTAAATTggaatttattaacttaaaaaaatttcAGGTTAAAAAAACTCATTTTTTGAGTTCTACTAACTTAATCGGGTTTACGGTGTAGTaagaggttgttttttttttttttttttttgctttttcaagGATAGAAagtttaataatacaaataaataaatgattttttttgtcccattcaaagacaaaaattaataaataaaatgccgTCATGTTTCTGCAGCAGAAATTTGTGCGTTGTTCGGTCAGGGCTGAGGTACAGCACCTGAGGAAAGTGTTATGTCATCGACTGAATGTGGAAAAACATCAGGTCTGACTCTCTTTCCCTCACTTTATGTAAAACCAAGATCAGTCACTGTCTatgctgtatgtttttttttttttttttttccaatccgACCCTTTGCTTCAGTTGCGCGGGGGGGCGGCATTGTATTAAGGGGGCTGGGTTATTATAATCATTAGCgctgtctacactgaaagcaCCTGTTGCATTCCAGTGCGCCTTCAGTGGACAGACACCCTGTTTCTATTTTTGAAGTGCTGTGCAGCTTGTCCGGCCACTTTATCTTTCCTGTCTAACTGAATTTAAATGATTTCATTTTGAAATGTCATGAATTGATTGCTATGAATTGTATTTgttgtatatttaaatatattatcatcTTTTTTAACCATATGTATTAGCAGTTGTAAAATTGTTTTGCTATTCTAATATAGCCCATACCAATGTTTTTCCATTGTATATAAAGCAGGAACAAATACACCAATGTTACTGTTGCTGAAGTGTAGTCTTGTGCTTACAGCTGATTTGTCTGTTCTTAATGAACATTCTGATGTGCAGCTTTAATGCTTTTGGTGTTAGACTGACAAAtgacacagtactgtgcaaaattttaggcacttaagatgtttcacaaaagcatttttcttaagatggttattcatatcttcagctttagtgtgtcaataggaaatataaatgttagactcccaaacattacttttgcaaatagaaaagattagaatagaagaacagggagccctgcaacatatgacagccccccactgaacatcgtgtcagtctgagattacatgaagagacagaagtaattgagacagcctaaataaataaaagaactgtgttGAATTCTCAAGAATCTTtggacatcctatctgccaacaaccaagaaaaactgtccaggtgtacctaggagaactggggctgttttgaaggccacaccaaatattgatttagctttttttatgtttactggactttttatGATGTtacttgataaatgaaaactatttatgtcattatttttaaagacctcctcactatacaacatttttcacaagtgcctaaaacttttgcacagtactgtatatgattaTGTAAAGGGCATATGTTATTTGTATATGTGCAAGACAATCGGGCATATTTTGTGTTTGATCCCATATAGAAAGAAACAATGTTCAAATTTAAATggccagctaaaaaaaaaaaaaaaattataatgtgaaatgcagttaaaaatgttttttaactaAACCTTTCATTGTTCTTCTTTTCCACCCCCCGTCTCCTGCACTGCAGGTCCAGATGTTATTCAATAATGAATCTCTCCCTGATCACATGACCATGAAGCGTCTCTGGCTGTCTCACTGGTTTGGAAAGGTATCACAGTCTCATGCGTCTCCAGCTAATTTCATACTGCATTCTTTCACACTATCAGCCCATTTGCTTTTCCTAGCTCACTAGTGATTTGCTGTGCTCTGTTTTAAACACTGAGTAAGTCTTCTCGGAGCAATCGCAGGCAGATTTAAGATTTATTAGTGGAAAAGCCATATGCCTGATGTCGCCTTGTGGTCTGAACAATGGGATGGAAGTGCTATTCTCCATATTGCTCTGGTTGGTGGGGCATCAAAGTGTTGTGAGAATTTAGCGCTAGCAGTTCCATACCTCATCAGTTTTAATGTGCGGTGGATTAAGTTCTGCCTACCCTCTTTGAATAGTGTCAAAGTGATTAGCCTGTCAACAATATTATACTCTGATGCTCTTTAAATTTAGGgtcttttattcatttttcttttcttcatgttTTCCCCCTTTTCTCTTCCCTCCCTTCTTTTAGGCACAACCGCTGGTTCTTCATTATGCCATAAAAGACAAGCGAACAAGATaggattgtgtaaaaaaaaaaaaaaaaaaaatcaaaaatcaattggtgtaaatattttgtatttcacATATTCTATTTTATTAGCTTTCTGTgcatatatacttatttttttgtttgtatttttgaaaataaattttaagtggaaaaaaaaaagtgttcatttaTTGTTGTTAATTAAGCACAATTATTCCAAATTATATTATCCAAAATGGTGTCTAGACGCTGAATTGAAAAACCTTGAAGGTGAATTTTTCTTTAAAAGGGAATTTTGTTTTTTCAACGCTACTGTTTTCAGAATTGAGCCACAAGGGGGCAGTGTCGGTATGCAAAAGAGCACCACGAACACCAATCCCCTCATTCACCTCTTGAGGATCATCTGAAGGCATTTATCTACTCTTAAGTGTGTTtttgtcctgcagaagaaaaacaTAGTACCATCATCAAATGAAGgggacattttctaaataaagggggaaaaaatgacaCTGACAAAAACAGTCACACAGACAGAAAATGGATTTTAAGAATGAACATTGTTATGCTGGCCAATAACATTTTGAACGTGTTAAATGTACACTAAGGTAAGTTTAGTAGTTGAAGGTCAAATTTTTAATACTAATTAGTTGCCCGCATTTCGCAGAAGTAAACTTTATTTATAaggtcaatattttattttaggctAAATCTATTTTACAGATTTTAAGGCCCTAAATTTTGTCAATATAATTTCATACAGATGCACAAATAATTCTACTTAAAAGTTATTTAGAGGGTCAAATTAGAACATTAATGACGTTTGTAGCTTACTAATTGTAGTAGATGGTATGATGTAAGACTTAATAGCCTAGATTACGATCATATTTGGCTTTAGATGCTATTTTTTACGATTCTGCAACGCTCTTGCAGTGAATTTTCAAGTCTTAAAGGAAACAAAATTTTTCTTTAAATCTATCATTTAATAATGGGCTTCGCAAATGTTATGGCCTTTGCTGTAGGTTAAACGATTTTTCATGATTCCAGACATGTGCTCCATAAATAGAATTTAGATATAGGCTAAACGTTTAATACTAGACTATTCTATTTTTTTCTCTTAAGCATTAAAACATCTGTATTTTAAGCAATTCGGAAAGAAGATAATTCTTAAAATTACTaggccttttattattattattattattattattagcctattattattttatcttattattattagcctattattattttatcttattattattagcttATTATTTAgcctagttattattatttttatttatttatttatttgcactgATAGCTTTTTGGTTTAGGCTAAATctttcaaatgtattattaatgtttttgaaattaatgttaATGTCGTATTCAATATTTCATACTGTCTTTGCCAtcaattaaacaaaatattttatccTGTTTTTAccatttacgcatttcagtttcataacaaaattccattacattcaactgtgtaatttttaacaaaatgtaaattgATAAAACGTATTCgttgtttattatttatattttattcaagaTTATTTCATTCAATGCACTGGAattgtgttatgaaattgaaatacgtAAATCTATTTAATTGTAAATAGACGgttaatgaaaacatgaaaaaagaATGCTGCGCCTCCATGCAGCCAGTTCATGTAATTGTAATGAAGTCTGTTTTAACCTCTTTTTAAATGACTGGCCACTCTGTAAATCACTGAATAAATTATACAAAGCTAATTTTGTTCTCTACATAAAGTAAAACATTGTGCCCTGTCGCCCTTACGTGATGGACCCTTTAAAGTTTTTTAAGTCCTAATGTGCTCCCACTCTTCAGACTGGCTGTGAAATCATGGCTTTCTATAACATCGCAACCGAAAACCAAAGCTATCTGGGCACCATATAGATATTTTATGAAGTCTTCAATCGCTGCACAGTTCTGCATAAGAACACAAAATAGCAAGAGAATTTCTGCTGTTGAAACAGCTCTGAGAACTCCGGCTCTCCGGCGTCCCACAAAGCGCTCATAAAAATCTACTTGACTTTTCAACCCCAACTATTCCAAGCGATTAGGCCAATTGTACTTCCATCTTCTCCCTGCAGCAAAACTGCTGCCTTGATCTGCTCACAACTGACACAAATGGTCCGAAAGAAATTCAGCAGACGGGGCAGCCGGACAACCATGATGCGAAATCCTCCCCATTTCCACTGGCTTCCTATTGAGAGTTATTCATTAGAAACCCCATGCAAATCAACTGCCATTCATGGGCGTTTTTAACACACGCATTTCAAGGGGGCACAGATGCGGGGGTATTATTTGGGTTCGGCCGACTGAAACTGTTAATGCGAGCTCAAAGGCGGGTTAACCTAATCAATCATGTTGACTAGTTGGTGTTAGAGAAGATTCATAAACCATATGGCGCGAGGGGGAAAGCAAGCTTTATGTTGTCTTGTGACAACTGTTTTCTGAAGAGCGCACAAGAGGGGGGAACTGTTCAATTGTCCTAATTAAGCTTCAAgcacttaacacacacacacaatgaacccGCGAATACGACGTGTAAAAGTGCATTGCTTCTCTCAGCTGTTTAACCCCACAAGAGTGTGCCATAAAATCATTCGCAGAAAAACATGTAGGCTTCTGATgcataaagcattttttttttttttcaacatcttgcAAAAACATTTGTATGGGGACTATTTCTTATAGCCTATCAATTCAACAAAAGCAAAATATGCATGATTAAATTCCAAGAAACATTGTGAAATTACATATACCCTTTATTTACATAAATGAGGATTAAATAGAATGTTACAATAAATTTAACGAGTTAGATGCATCGTAACttgttatatatatacacaaccttGCCCTTGCATTGTTTTGGACATACACGCTCgttttttataatttgttaatAATGCCTGCAATCATAGGGATTGTGCCAGGAACTGGgatatttaacataaaaatatggAAAATGTCTTCACAATTAGCAGAACCAAGAATCATATAATTCGCTCTCTGAGGGCTTTGTGTTCTGGAATTATATAAAACTGAAATTTTAATTGAAAATCGCTTTTGGCATATAGTTTTACAGCGGTCATAAAAGTGTGTTGAACGGTGTAAACGATTGCACACGTGTCCTTCGAAAATCAGGTGGCCAAATAAATCATTGTACATACACATGTCGCTGTCTGGATACTGTACCATTTATCTATCAACGTGTTCCTTAAACCATGTCTTCAATGTGGACATCAGAATGCGGAGGTTTTACaatccattcaataaattaaaaataagggaGACAGAAAACATTCCTTGCATTTTAAGTTCTTCCGCGCAAAAGTCCGTGCAAAAGTTGTGAAAAATACCCTTCTCTGAAAACAAGggcctgtttcttttttttttttttttttttttttgttgttgttgttgttgttgttgttgtttgtttgtttttttaatcgtCCACCTCAATTTCCTCGTCCTCCTCTGAGAACTCGTCTGTGGTTTGGCCTCTGGATGAGGACGGGGACTGTGGAAAGGCTCTTGGGGAAAGACTGGGAGAAATGGGCCCAGAGCCACCATGGGGGTCTTCCATGTCCTCCATGGTCACCAGTTTCTGCAGTGTCTGTGGTGGGATTTTCTTGAGAGACTCCACGTCCGCTTTCATCTCCTCCAGGTCTCTCTTGAGCTTGGCCCGTCGGTTCTGGAACCAGGTGATGACCTGCGCGTTGGTCAGACCCAGCTGCTGTGCGATCTGGTCTCTGTCGGCCGGTGACAGGTATTTCTGGTACAAAAAGCGCTTTTCCAGCTCGTAAATCTGGTGGTTTGTGAATGCTGTGCGGGACTTTCGTCGTTTTTTGGAGGCTTGTCTTTGGCCGAAGGCGTTGAGATGTTCGCGACCTTAAAATGGAAAGAAAGGAGAGTTGATTTCCAGGAACACATGATGGGAATAACAATAACGCAGTCCAAAATGTTTGTCGTGCCCATAACTGGAAGTGTCGAGGACTATATTGGGCACCCTTTATGAGAACTTCCATTAAAGGAAAATTCAGGTTTCAatgtaagttaagctcaataaacagtATTCGCAGcgtaatgttgatttccacaaaaaatattttgagtcGTCCgcactttattaaaaaaaggaaagaaaaaaagaatcgcTGAAAGgcgacaatggaagtgaacggggccagtccataaacattcaaatatacaTCGTTTCAAACTTTACAAGAGTTAACATCATTTTATTGAGATAAAATTGCCtactaaccatatctgtgtaaagttatatccaatattacaactttattgccatgacaacTCGGTAATTCCGGTAAAAATacgctataactttacacagataaggttattacgctattttattacactaaaattatCTTAACACTTATAATGTTTGCATCCCGaggctatacgtttgaaacaaCGTGTAtcttagcatttatggactggccccatttacatcCAAAGTGCCTTACTATaaaactgctttttttaaataaacaaagggagggtccaaataatttttgtggtagtcaacatcatgccacaaatgctgttgattgagcttaacttgtactgtccctttaatggAAGTTATCATAAAGAGTGACCCAATATAGTCCTCGACAAATAAGATACACCAATTAATATTtcactacattttatttttttataccgtTTCAATGCACATGAACTAATTATTTAAAGCCGTTTTCGGTAgagttgttttaaaatgttagacACTATAGGCCGCAGTTGTTCATTCCAGCTGCAGAACAGCTGTTCTTGAAAACAGAATGGATGGGGGGGGGGCTCTTTCCAAAACATCTGAACTATTGATTGCCAAGCATTTTCGTGCTTAATGTGTTAATCAAGTATCAAGCCACAGAACTGGACTCAATCTCATTACAAACGACCTTAACCATTAATGCACGTCGCTTTCTATGACGGTAGGCTATAGCTGTCATTCCTGAAACACTGTGACAGTCACTCGAGGAATCACTATGACATTGAGATTTTCCCTAGTACCCACAAAGACTTAACTCTTCATTTCAAATCTGAAAATAGAAAGGAAATAGGCCGGCATTTGAAAACACTAAACCTAAAATGTGACCATAATTAAACGCTTCAACGCTTTATATATGCTAATACATACATGCaaccaaaaatacttttaatatgaatatgtaaatatgtatttaaaatgtatgaatgtaaaatgcacacaggACACACAGCAGTTTTCAAATTTACACTGAAacaaaaatgctgtaaaagcgcAATTATTTCTAACTAATGACCGACATGACCCCCACGTAAAAAGACAGCAAGGATAAACGCAGATACATAATTTTACCTTCTGCAGCTTGTATAACGCTGACTTCCAGacctttaaatgttttgcttgccAGCTCCTCCAGAGCGCATAATGGAGAGGAGGGAGCGCTTATCCCGTTCCGAGTCGCACTCGAGCCGGTCACTTTCTCCAGCACCCGCGGAGCGCACAGAGTACCGACCGACTTCTTCACGgagggtttatttaaaatatcctcAATGCTGAACGGGGTGAGAGGCTTGTTGGAGTTTGCTGGAGGTGGGAGTTGGTCCAAGGGACCGCGCCGCCTCTCCTCGCCGCTGGACTGTAAAACGGAACCCGCCTTCATGTCTTTAGTACTGGAGGTCATCTCAGTCCCAAGAAACTATTTCAAACAGAAGTCACCAAGTTCACACAAATGTTCGTGCAGACGACCGCGACACCTTATGCATATAAAAGCACTTTCTGTCCCTTTCTTTAAGCAGAATCGGTGTTCTTCCTCACTCTGAAATAGTTCTCCAAAAGCACCATGCTTCAAGGCGTCACAGGCACCCGAACTTTATTCCTCTTATGCGGATCCAGTGTTCTCTGAGCTGCTCCATGAAGAACTTTACCATGTGTAACTGTACTGGCCAGGGGGCCACTGAATGCACGAAAATAAGCAGTCTAAAGGAGGCTAAacctcccccccaaaaaacagcAAGCAACTGCTAACGAGTTCTTGTTGATTGCTTTTGCGAAGTTCAATTAGAGAAACACTGCACTACTTGCTGACCCGCTACTccgtcttaaagggccagaccaTAATAATGAATAGCACGCGAGAATAGGAGGAGTTTCCCTCTGAAGTTTAAAGAGAGGGGAGACGGCTCTGGATGTTTATGCATCTGTTGATGCATCCCACTCCCACTTAGGGCAAACCACGTGCTCCACGCGTATACCTCCATGAAAAGGGAGAGTGTGTGCTCATTAACCCATACACTTCTGTatgtgatctatctatctatctatctagaacACAACTGTGGCTAATTACTGTAATATCGGAGAAATTGCACTTTTGGAGACTGTTATGTTAATTTCCGCACACTTCGTATGTCTTCAGTCATTAAAGGTCGAGATCAGAATGCAAggcatgtgattatttttttttttattattgttatgcaAATTCGGGAAAACTTCAGATTTGGGCAGCATTTTATTATAAcattatataattgtatatatgtTTGATTTATAAGTTATAGCAATCATAACAGTGTTAATttcgcaaaaagaaaaaaacaaagcgATGACTTTATAGAGTAAACTAATCTAAGCCTCTATGAATGCTGATGTGTATGCTGATGAAACATATTTCTTTATCATCTAGCAAAAATAACGCAAAACATAATATCTTACGTCTGAAAACAAGATATAAAGCAGATTTGAGGTAAATGGTGGTTGAGATTTTTATTATaggatttttccattttttttaatattccaAATAGAATTATTAGAGTTGAGGGGGCAGAGCTCGGGATTTTTGGGCAGGGTTAAATTGAATTTCAGGGCAATGTAAAggatcaaaaaaaataaataaaaaataaataaataataatacacagtCAGTACAATATCTCCTTTTATAATAAGTGATATTCTGTAAAATTTTGGTAAACAGAGGAATTTGGGAAGAAAGAAGAATACTTACAGCAGTGCAATTCTGTCATTATCCTCTGAAAATGTCAGAAAATGCCACTAGGACACTGCGTGCCTGCTGTGAAGAGGCAGGTAAGGATAAATCGTGTGtggatatatatatgtgtgtatgtatgtgtgtgtgtgtgtttgggggtgggggggagtaattacaagggtattatgctataaatgtggtttatgaggacagtgTCCCCATgattcaaattgtttaaaaaaaaacatactaaacgatgctttattgaaaatataaaaatgcagaaagttttttgtgagggttaggtttaggaaataaaaatcatcatgtctatggagagtcctcataatgatagctgcaccaatatgtgtgtgtctgtgtgtgtgtgtgtgtgtgtgtgtgtgtgtgtgtgtgtgttcagtcgTTCTTTGTGACTACTTTGTGACTTTTTGTGGTACATTGGATTTATTAGGCTACACTTTATTGTACAGTGTCTGTGTTACAGTGTAACGTAAGTACAAAGAAATGTTATTTAACTACATGTACAtactgtgtaactttttttgtgcagctgcatgtaaatgtacattgttataGTAATGGTGATTAACTGTTATTAACATGTATTACGAGTAATACAGACgcagtaaaataaagtgttactggaCTTATTACTTGGAAAATATTCTAATGTTGCTTTATAGTCACAGTTTATgtgtaaattataattttaaatagcTAAAATACAGTTTAAAGCAAATATACACAGAAATAATTActaaacacattacaaaacaaattaagaaaaaccAGATTTGTTTCCTAAAAATGTCAGACAAATTATACGCATTCGATGACTCACCAAATAGAAGTATAATTTTGAATTACTAttgttaataattattattacaattactgTTGccttaattgttattattattattattattattattttatttaaaccttATTGAGGCCTTATGGTTTTGTTGGCCTCAccataaatgtaaaacattagaCAATAAAACAAGTGGCGATGTTGACATCTAATAATGTTTAACAGGGTTTCGATAATCGATTAGGGAGAGAGATGCCTCTCTTGCACGAGTCATTGTTGATGTATGGCCAGTTCGCAAGAATATCGCATTGTCCATGCCAAGAGCACCATATGGTGACATTTGTACAGGGACCAAAACGATCCAAACAGCTTACGAGCATTAAAACAGCACGACATTCTATTAGTGCGGGTCCAGACCGGGCGACGTGGGCGACACAGAGACAAACTCAATAGAACATTTGATGGCAGATGAGCAACAATGCACTGAACAAATGTATTTAACAAAGCCACACACAAAAATGGTAATGAGTCCATCACTAGCGGTTTCATTTTCGatgtttcatttttcaaacagatatatatatatatatatatatatatatatatatatatatatatatatatatatacacacagaggaaatgtatttaataaatagaATCCACAAAAGAATAATAGCTAGGAAAAACTAGTGAATTTATTTTGGATTCCATTAAAGCGACGTTTAATGAAATGTGATTTCTACAATTCCGTTTTCTGAGTATGAGactattaatagtaataataataataataataataataataataataataataataataacgcaAGGGACAGTGCGTTGTATGCTACATTTGgcaattgattaaattaataataataataataataataataatagtagtagtaggactattaaaaataataataatggctaataataataaacaattaatacAAATATGTATCACGACATGTTCAGTCGAATTCGTCACATCAGAAAGGCAAGTCAGGAAAAGCTGTTAAACCTATTAAATGATCCATGGGTATTAATGTAATGTGAATGGACAGGATTTCTGATAGGGAGAATGATGCCCTTCAGCGCCAACAATAGCACATTCGCATTACCCCTCAGAGGGCGGGCAGAGTAACCGAAGCTGAACATGGTGTTACATTTCTCTCAAATGCGGCGAGCATTATTAGTTCTAAAGATAAGTCCCCCCATATCTCTTCTCCAAACAGACCAGAGAGGATTTTTACGGGCTCAAGCGGAGCAGTGCTAATTCGAAAGGGTTTTCTTTGGCCTAATTTAAACGTTAATTAGAATCAGAACACCTGACATCATCAATCATCAAGGCTTTAGGGGGAGCAGGGTATTATTTTCGCCCAGCCTGTACCCCGCGTCACTTCCCGGAGCATGCAGCACTGTGGCTGTTTATTGAGGATAATACTGTACGGATTATAACAGATTCTTACCGCGTGTTAGCGGATCTGTTTCTCTTAATATGTATTAGCTGAACCTGTTCTGTTCTTGTGCAACAACatgatttttaatattaattatcaTATTTGATGCATTTTTACAGACACCGTCCTCAGAATTAGGCCTACTAAATGTCATTGCAATACAATACTGCTATCAGTATGAAAAGTGGAATGTACGAATTATTGATTGTATTATGATTCTAGCCTACGATATCATCCGTGATGTCATTCCGCTAAATCGGTGTCTTTTGTGTCCCTCAATAATATGTGTAAACAATGACTTGAATAGCTGATGCCAACTTTTACGACGTGTTATTAAAGGCTTTTTTTCTTAACACATCGGCAGAAATCgagtacatttatttgatgtttaaGTGTGTTTTTGTATCGCCTTTCTTTCTGAGGGTGACTTATGACCCTGTGTTTCCAACTTCTCTTTGGGTATTAGCAAATATGCACAGTTTGATTGAAAAcgtaaaaacaattaaatacatgaaaataaaagctattttGTTTTAGTGGACATAATGTATTTTGTAAAGACTTTTGTGTCACCGAGttgtgtcaaccctgttaccatcatAACTTCccttattaaaataatgtcaaattccataaattatatatataaatataaatatataaacggTCACATTGACAGTCCTCATACAATCATCATCCTCTCAGGATGTGAACTCTACAAATAAGTAAAAGTctcttttttattactgtatttatcTTATATTTTGTTAGGTTTGTCGGTAGGGTACGATTTTCAATTGTTATCCCTGtcaccatgatttttttttattttttttttttaaagaaaacaactaGTAATTACAAAGTTAATATTTGTAGAAATATCAGCATTAAATTCACTTTCTAATAAACACCTTGTAGTGTCATGACCCATGACCTTGAGCATAAATTAGCAATGgctaaatgaaatgtaaaactgtCAACACTGTTATCAGCAACCCTGTAACTTATTTAAAGGTATGACTGTATCTCAACATATATTAAATGGCACGGTGAAATTTATCAACACTTGAAGACATTCTTCGTCTGATAGAATGTTTAAAACCTTACATAAATGTACTTCAAAATTCACCTTTTTGAAATGGAAAAGGCACCGATTTCATGAAATGACCAAGTTATAAATTCTCTATATATAAAACAGGCCTATTTACTGTATGATGTGTTTACACTCATCCAATCAATTGAGGAACTTCAAGCACACTGAGCTTTTCATTTATTCATGGATTCAGCCTTTAGCGCAAACTGTTCAGATTTCATCCTCAGAAATAAAATGCTCTTGACTTTCTCATAAAATAGTACAGTAGCTTTCCATACACAACCTCAATACCTCGCATTTATTAGTTGCAATGTTGCATTACACTTTCACTGTGTACAAGTCTAATTCGTTTCTGCTAACATTTGCCTCTTGCCAGTTGCACGCCTCTCTCTTCCAAACAGCTGTACTAACTACTATATAAACATGATACGGGGACATACGCATTAACGTGGGGCCGAGAGGTGATATTTGACTG from Myxocyprinus asiaticus isolate MX2 ecotype Aquarium Trade chromosome 22, UBuf_Myxa_2, whole genome shotgun sequence includes the following:
- the LOC127413345 gene encoding transcription factor LBX2, whose protein sequence is MTSSTKDMKAGSVLQSSGEERRRGPLDQLPPPANSNKPLTPFSIEDILNKPSVKKSVGTLCAPRVLEKVTGSSATRNGISAPSSPLCALEELASKTFKGLEVSVIQAAEGREHLNAFGQRQASKKRRKSRTAFTNHQIYELEKRFLYQKYLSPADRDQIAQQLGLTNAQVITWFQNRRAKLKRDLEEMKADVESLKKIPPQTLQKLVTMEDMEDPHGGSGPISPSLSPRAFPQSPSSSRGQTTDEFSEEDEEIEVDD